From one Psilocybe cubensis strain MGC-MH-2018 chromosome 13, whole genome shotgun sequence genomic stretch:
- a CDS encoding Cytochrome P450 monooxygenase 124 has translation MFLPKIKYFTAGSNHGYEDKHEKFAAAGCDVYVTVHALPNPQTTIYLADAALIKEVTNNRAKFPKPVHHYGVLSFYGDNIVASEGEQWKKYRKIAAPAFSERNYSLVWDETLDIVRGLCDDHWKGRETVEVDNFVDIALAMTLYVISGAGFGKKISWKDDTELPEGHLMSFKDSMRVVTADITLKIACPDWMMNFTKRLRRAKLAFKELREYMVEMIEERQKSDNTNRHDLFTGLLRENKSVFESSMLTDDELIGKTYLAETGRHATTGHTLAFTFGLLALYPEAQDKVLAEIRSIVPDGKEPSYSDMNRMRYTLALLNESMRMHPVITHIPKTPFEDTTLVTTNANGEKVTVPVPAGTDINILTAGLHYNPRYWDDPHTFKPERFLKDWPRDAFMPFSAGPRACLGRKFFETEAIATVVMLVSRYKITVMEEPKFAGETFEQRKARVMACDRYITTVPTKIPLVFTRRT, from the exons ATGTTTCTACCAAAGATTAAATACTTTACTGCTGGAAGTAATCATGGATACGAAGACAAACATGAAA AATTCGCTGCTGCTGGGTGTGATGTATATGTCACC GTGCATGCTTTGCCAAACCCCCAAACGACTATTTACCTCGCGGATGCTGCACTTATAAAA GAAGTCACAAACAATCGAGCTAAATTTCCGAAGCCTGTTCACCATTACGGGGTACTCTCATTCTACGGAGACAACATTGTGGCATCTGAAGGGGAACAATGGAAGAAGTATAGGAAAATAGCTGCTCCTGCGTTTTCTGAA CGCAATTATAGTCTTGTTTGGGATGAAACATTGGACATCGTAAGAGGCCTCTGCGATGATCACTGGAAAGGTCGCGAAACCGTCGAAGTTGACAATTTTGTGGATATTGCCTTAGCA ATGACTTTATATGTAATAAGCGGCGCTG GCTTTGGCAAGAAAATATCATGGAAAGACGACACTGAACTTCCAGAAGGACACCTCATGTCGTTTAAGGACTCAATGCGCGTCGTAACTGCAGATATAACACTTAAGATTGCCTGTCCCGATTGGATGATGAATTTCACAAAACGACTGCGTCGCGCTAAACTGGCGTTCAAAGAGCTGCGC GAATATATGGTAGAAATGATTGAAGAGCGTCAGAAGTCAGACAACACCAATCGCCATGATCTTTTCACGGGTCTTTtgagagaaaataaaagCGTATTCGAATCTTCAATGCTGACGGACGATGAATTAATTGGTAAAACTTACCTTGCTGAGACTGGAAG GCACGCG ACCACTGGACATACATTAGCGTTTACATTTGGTCTTCTTGCTTTGTATCCTGAGGCGCAAGACAAAGTTTTGGCAGAGATCCGGTCTATCGTGCCAGATGGAAAAGAACCT TCATACAGCGACATGAATCGGATGAGATATACTTTGGC TCTGTTGAACGAAAGCATGAGGATGCATCCTGTC ATCACTCATATACCGAAGACACCATTTGAGGACACCACTCTCGTTACCACCAATGCCAACGGAGAGAAGGTAACAGTCCCTGTTCCTGCTGGAACAGACATAAACATCTTGACAGCTGGACTGCATTATAATC CTCGATACTGGGATGACCCCCACACTTTCAAACCAGAACGTTTCCTGAAGGACTGGCCGCGCGATGCCTTTATGCCTTTTAGTGCCG GCCCTCGAGCGTGTCTAGGGAGAAA ATTCTTTGAAACAGAAGCAATCGCCACAGTCGTCATGCTTGTGTCTCGGTACAAAATCACCGTGATGGAAGAGCCAAAATTTGCAGGCGAAACCTTTGAGCAGCGTAAAGCGAGAGTTATGGCCTGCGATAGGTATATAACCACCGT GCCCACCAAGATTCCTCTTGTCTTTACTCGAAGGACATGA
- a CDS encoding NADH dehydrogenase (ubiquinone) 78K chain precursor, 5-prime end — MLRIVSSVSRPSSTGLLGKVTVSAHAPHSSSCLLERIGHAESERGICKLGRRAISSTPIRAADITLTVDGKEVTVPQGSALIQACEAAGATIPRFCYHDRLAIAGNCRMCLVEVERSPKPVASCAMPAMPGSKVFTNTPLVHEAREGVMEFLLANHPLDCPICDQGGECDLQDQSMRYGSDRTRFHEITGKRAVENKDLGPLVKTSMNRCIQCTRCVRFANEVAGVEELGTTGRGNDMQIGTYVEKTMDSELSGNIVDLCPVGALTSKPYAYHARPWELKNTESVDVMDAVGSNIRIDSRGVQVMRIQPKTNDDVNEEWISDKTRYAYDGLKFQRLTTPLIKQGDRFVATSWEDALSAIANGLAASGAKGDEIQAIAGHLADTETMVVLKDLINRLGSDNLALDQPGGTATPAHGVDIRSNYLFNSTIPGVEQADAILLVGTNPRHEAAVLNSRIRKSWLHTSLEVGLIGERADTAYGYEFLGEDAKALSDFVAGKGPFAQKFKDAKRPLIIVGSALAEHPDGKAMYNDLAKFVEKNKDKLVTPQWNGFSVLQRVASRPAAYEIGFVPSAKASKTKPKFVYLLNADEVDPKSIPQDAFVVYQGHHGDLGAQLADVCLPGSAYTEKGTTWVNTEGRAQMGRAAVSSPGASREDWKIVRALSEVIGSPLPYDDVLEVRDRMWEISPSLVRYDVTEPTSVDIALAGLKTLVAQTNGAKATGAPLRKPISNFYQTDPISRASVTMAQCTRAFVKGENYGFSEVGKASQSAFA, encoded by the exons ATGTTGCGCATCGTTTCCAGCGTGTCGCGGCCTTCGTCGACGGGATTACTCGGAAAGGTCACCGTCTCAGCACACGCCCCACATAGCAGTTCGTGTCTTTTGGAGCGTATTGGGCATGCAGAATCTGAACGGGGAATCTGTAAACTAGGTCGTAGGGCTATTTCTTCGACGCCAATCCGCGCGGCCGATATTACTTTGACGGTAGACGGGAAGGAGGTTACGGTTCCACAAG GCTCTGCGTTGATTCAAGCCTGTGAGGCTGCTGGCGCGACGATACCTAG ATTTTGTTACCATGATAG ATTAGCTATTGCTGGTAATTGTCG TATGTGTCTTGTTGAAGTAGAGAGGTCCCCCAAACCAGTAGCTTCATG TGCTATGCCTGCCATGCCTGGATCAAAAGTTTTCACCAACACACCTTTGGTTCATGAAGCTAG AGAGGGTGTCATGGAATTCCTACTTGCCAACCATCCTCTAGACTGCCCCATTTGCGATCAGGGTGGTGAATGCGATCTGCAAGACCAGTCTATGCGTTATGGTTCAGATCGTACTCGGTTCCACGAAATTACTGGCAAACGCGCAGTAGAAAACAAAGACCTGGGTCCGCTCGTCAAAACCTCAATGAACCGTTGCATTCAATGTACACGATGCGTACGCTTTGCCAATGAGGTCGCCGGAGTGGAGGAGCTTGGAACGACGGGTCGTGGGAATGACATGCAGATTGGCACATATGTGGAGAAGACAATGGACTCTGAATTGTCGGGTAACATTGTCGACCTGTGCCCCGTCGGTGCGCTTACAAGCAAGCCGTATGCTTACCATGCTCGCCCATGGGAGTTGAAGAACACGGAGTCAGTGGACGTTATGGATGCTGTTGGTTCAAATATTCGAATCGATTCGCGGGGTGTTCAGGTCATGCGTATCCAGCCCAAGACCAATGACGATGTTAACGAGGAGTGGATCAGTGACAAAACGCGTTACGCTTATGATGGATTAAAATTCCAGCGGTTGACCACGCCTTTGATTAAACAGGGCGATAGATTCGTCGCTACTTCATGGGAAGATGCCCTTTCCGCCATTGCCAACGGTCTTGCCGCGTCTGGTGCCAAGGGGGATGAAATCCAGGCGATTGCTGGACATTTGGCCGACACTGAGACTATGGTTGTTCTCAAGGATCTCATTAACCGCCTTGGCTCGGACAACCTCGCTCTCGACCAACCCGGAGGCACCGCCACCCCCGCCCACGGTGTTGACATCAGATCAAATTACCTTTTCAACTCGACAATTCCTGGCGTCGAGCAGGCTGATGCTATTCTGCTTGTTGGCACCAACCCACGACATGAGGCCGCCGTTCTCAACTCTCGTATCCGGAAGAGCTGGCTGCACACTAGCCTCGAAGTTGGTTTGATCGGCGAGCGGGCAGACACCGCTTATGGCTACGAGTTCCTCGGGGAGGACGCGAAGGCGTTGAGCGATTTCGTTGCTGGCAAAGGACCGTTCGCCCAGAAATTCAAGGATGCTAAGCGCCCTCTCATCATCGTTGGAAGTGCCCTGGCTGAGCATCCGGATGGCAAGGCAATGTACAACGACCTGGCTAAGTTCGTTGAGAAGAACAAGGACAAATTGGTTACGCCCCAATGGAATGGCTTCAGCGTTCTCCAGCGG GTGGCTTCTCGTCCTGCTGCCTACGAAATTGGCTTTGTTCCTTCAGCTAAGGCTTCAAAAACGAAACCCAAATTTGTTTACCTCCTCAACGCCGACGAAGTCGACCCCAAGTCAATTCCTCAGGATGCCTTCGTAGTGTACCAAGGACACCACGGTGACCTTGGTGCTCAGCTCGCCGACGTCTGCCTGCCTGGATCAGCATACACTGAGAAAGGCACGACATGGGTCAACACCGAAGGACGCGCTCAGATGGGACGGGCTGCCGTATCGTCGCCCGGTGCATCAAGAGAGGACTGGAAGATCGTCCGCGCTCTTTCCGAAGTTATTGGCTCTCCTCTTCCCTACGATGATGTGCTGGAAGTGCGGGACCGCATGTGGGAGATCTCACCGTCCCTCGTGCGGTATGATGTCACAGAACCGACGTCAGTTGACATCGCTCTTGCTGGTCTGAAGACTCTTGTTGCGCAGACAAACGGTGCCAAGGCCACTGGTGCTCCTCTACGCAAACCCATTTCCAACTTCTACCAGACGGATCCTATATCAAGAGC GTCTGTGACGATGGCACAATGTACTCGTGCATTTGTAAAGGGTGAAAATTACGGCTTCAGTGAAGTAGGCAAAGCCTCTCAATCTGCTTTCGCGTGA
- a CDS encoding Brefeldin A resistance protein, producing MATNSNSNITSTSSPEIKQESISFTKPLIHPTPSPAGEKHERDFQSLSFQAPPAVENKSRPGVLRNPHSHVSFDYFDPQGVLQLSRTLSQTSSFRAASRTSDVSPDGRVGEREKAGASEEGRFDFEKHTSYQIPSLPRQDESDIKSRTLGVSFDNLRVVGMGSSASIQPTLGGLLNPVNIVKGILSARHPALRDIIAGFHGVVRPGEMLLVLGRPGSGCSTFLKVLANQRKEYHSVEGEMHYDSLTPQQVAKTYRGDVQYCPEDDLHFATLTVAQTIHFAASTRAPQSRIANQTRTNYIHEFMDVLSTLFGLKHVQNTQVGDASIRGISGGEKKRVSISETLATRSLITSWDNSTRGLDSSTALEFARALRIATDLSKDSTIVSIYQAGESLFEIFDKVCLIYEGKMVYYGPANLARQYFINMGYVPADRQTTPDFLVSVTDPLGRTAVTKDNDTRPSEYKGRPVPQTAADFEECYRNSDIWNINRKDIEDYKRDNVSKQEKVDAFKESAKAEHAQHTRHKSPYTISIPMQARIVMVRRMQIMKGNYTAQALSTTSFVLQAVIVGTTFVKIPDATSAYFSRGGVLFFAVFIPALFSMSEIPALFAQRPIILRHKKAAMYHPMVEALAMTLVDVPFTLITIIIYTVIIYFVVKLQQTASQFFIFFVFVMVVALAMKAFFRGLASAFPKEAPAQAVAGVLLLALSLYTGYQIPRPSMIGALRWISYINPIFYAFEGIIVNEFHTLDGICSTLVPSGPGYEGISLNNQVCTVVGSQPGEERVDGARYLDLSFGYSYRHLWRNFGIVIAFGIFFLLWYLFFSEFNTGHGGDSSVLLFKGGSNAQVLKEAQAEVAGDEEKGQAGSTPVGSETSSEDAEKSKVAMHDQPKMINTFSWQHINYSVVVSGESRQLLDDVSGYVAPGKLTALMGESGAGKTTLLNVLAEREDAGIVTGERLFNGQRLPSDFQAQTGYCQQTDTHVPTTTVREALRFSARLRQPFSVPTSEKDAYAEKCLHMCGLEAFADAMVGTLGVEQKKRTTIGVELAAKPQLLLFLDEPTSGLDSQSAWAIMSFLRSLADNGQAILCTLPSAELFSVFDRLLLLRKGGQTVYFGDVGKNSQNIINYFEKGGARKCGPGENPAEYMLDVIGAGATAVSDRDWHDVWLHSAESEVAKKDIENIHEEGRKHPPVDETLKTQFASPWFYQTRMLLLRQHLAYWRDPTYLMSKLSLNIIGGLFIGFTFFKAKDSIQGSQNKLFAIFMGTILSAPLGQQLHVPHIKMRNIYEIRERASRMYHWSALTTSQIALELPWNILGATLFFFCWYWTVGFESSRGGFTYLMYGVCFPIYYTTAALAIASMSPTAEIAGLMYSFMFAFIFTFDGVVQPFGQLGWWKWMYHVSPYTYLIEAILGQAVGGQLINCSEKEFLTLQPPSGQTCGQFMAQYLSNRGGYLTNSDASSGCQFCPSRTTDEWMGPTFNIYYRHHWRDFGIFCAYIIFNLFLVYLLTYLVRIRTHRHLAAVSKYVKKAADKTKKTKD from the exons ATGGCTACCAATTCGAACTCCAACATTACTTCCACCAGCTCACCGGAGATCAAACAAGAGTCGATATCCTTTACCAAACCTCTTATCCATCCTACACCGAGTCCAGCAGGAGAGAAGCATGAACGAGATTTCCAGTCCCTATCATTCCAGGCGCCACCTGCAGTCGAGAACAAGTCACGACCTGGTGTGCTGAGAAACCCACATTCTCATGTATCTTTTGATTACTTCGACCCTCAAGGAGTTCTCCAGCTTTCTCGGACGTTGAGCCAAACAAGCTCTTTCCGAGCTGCCTCTCGTACCTCTGATGTCTCTCCGGATGGACGGGtaggagaaagagagaaggcAGGAGCGTCAGAAGAAGGTAGATTCGACTTCGAAAAG CATACTTCTTACCAGATACCTTCATTACCCAGGCAAGACGAATCTGACATCAAATCACGGACACTTGGCGTATCGTTTGATAATCTTCGTGTTGTTGGAATGGGATCTTCTGCGAGCATACAGCCAACGCTAGGAGGCCTTCTCAATCCTGTCAATATCGTAAAGGGCATACTATCTGCTCGTCACCCAGCTTTACGTGACATAATCGCAGGATTTCACGGTGTCGTGCGCCCAGGTGAAATGCTCC TTGTTCTTGGTCGACCAGGTTCAGGATGCAGTACATTCCTGAAGGTCCTCGCCAATCAGCGAAAGGAATATCATTCCGTCGAGGGCGAAATGCACTACGACTCACTTACGCCTCAGCAAGTAGCGAAGACATATCGAGGCGACGTCCAATATTGCCCCGAGGATGATTTGCATTTTGCGACCCTCACTGTCGCGCAGACCATTCATTTCGCCGCCAGTACGCGCGCCCCTCAGTCGCGTATTGCTAATCAAACCAGGACCAATTACATTCATGAATTTATGGATGTGTTGTCAACCCTGTTTGGGCTCAAGCATGTGCAGAACACGCAAGTGGGCGATGCCTCCATTCGTGGTATCAGTGGGGGCGAGAAAAAGCGTGTTTC AATAAGCGAGACTCTTGCCACGCGAAGCCTTATCACTTCTTGGGACAA CTCGACTCGTGGCCTTGATTCCAGTACTGCTCTTGAATTCGCTCGGGCCCTACGAATAGCAACTGACCTTAGCAAGGATTCCACTATCGTTTCTATATACCAAGCAGGGGAATCTCTCTTCGAGATTTTTGACAAAGTTTGTTTAATTTATGAAGGAAAAATGGTGTACTATGGCCCAGCAAACTTGGCCCGACAGTACTTTATCAACATGGGCTACGTTCCAGCTGATAGACAGACAACGCCGGATTTTCTTGTCTCGGTGACCGACCCCCTTGGAAGAACCGCTGTTACCAAAGATAATGACACCAGGCCTTCCGAGTACAAAGGTCGGCCTGTGCCCCAGACAGCTGCAGACTTTGAAGAATGTTACAGGAATTCTGACATTTGGAATATCAATCGGAAGGATATCGAAGACTACAAGCGAGATAATGTTAGCAAGCAGGAGAAGGTCGACGCATTCAAAGAAAGTGCCAAGGCCGAACATGCGCAGCATACTCGACATAAA AGTCCTTACACTATCTCAATCCCGATGCAAGCCAGGATTGTCATGGTCCGCCGCATGCAAATCATGAAGGGAAATTACACAGCACAGGCGTTGTCTACTAC GTCTTTTGTACTACAAGCAGTAATCGTCGGTACGACTTTCGTCAAAATTCCAGATGCTACGTCGGCCTACTTTTCACGAGGCGgtgttcttttttt CGCCGTCTTTATCCCCGCCTTGTTTAGTATGTCGGAGATTCCTGCACTTTTTGCTCAGCGGCCTATCATCCTTCGACATAAAAAGGCGGCGATGTATCACCCTATGGTGGAAGCGCTGGCTATGACCCTAGTGGACGTCCCTTTCACCCTGATTACTATAATCATATACACAGTTATCATCTATTTTGTCGTCAAACTTCAGCAAACCGCCTCCCAATTTTT CATATTCTTTGTATTCGTTATGGTTGTGGCTCTCGCAATGAAGGCATTCTTTCGAGGATTGGCATCGGCTTTCCCCAAGGAGGCACCTGCACAAGCTGTAGCAGGCGTTCTTCTCTTAGCGTTGTCTCTCTATACCGGCTATCAGATACCACGCCCCAGCATGATAGGGGCTCTACGTTGGATTTCGTACATCAAT CCCATATTCTACGCGTTTGAAGGGATCATTGTGAATGAGTTCCACACTCTCGATGGAATTTGTTCCACCCTCGTCCCTTCTGGACCGGGTTACGAAGGAATTTCTTTGAACAACCAAGTATGTACGGTGGTTGGCTCTCAACCTGGTGAAGAAAGGGTTGACGGTGCACGCTATTTGGACCTATCATTTGGGTATTCCTATAGACACCTTTGGAGA AATTTTGGCATCGTTATCGCATTTGGCATCTTCTTCCTGCTCTGGTATCTCTTCTTTTCCGAATTTAACACGGGCCATGGAGGGGATAGCTCTGTTCTATTGTTTAAAGGTGGCTCCAATGCCCAGGTTCTGAAAGAAGCTCAAGCAGAAGTAGCTGGCGACGAAGAAAAGGGTCAGGCTGGTTCTACACCAGTTGGATCAGAAACATCTTCGGAAGACGCTGAAAAATCCAAGGTTGCGATGCACGATCAGCCAAAAATGATCAACACATTCTCGTGGCAACATATCAATTACAGCGTTGTAGTTTCAGGAGAAAGTCGCCAATTGTTGGATGACGTATCAGGGTATGTGGCCCCCGGAAAACTGACCGCGCTGATGGGAGAATCTGGGGCTGGCAAG ACTACGCTACTTAATGTTCTCGCTGAACGTGAAGACGCTGGTATCGTAACTGGCGAACGGCTTTTCAACGGACAGAGGCTTCCTAGCGACTTTCAAGCTCAAACCGGATATTGCCAACAAACTGACACACATGTGCCCACGACTACTGTCAGAGAGGCCCTAAGGTTCTCTGCTCGGCTACGCCAACCATTTTCGGTCCCAACGTCTGAAAAGGATGCCTA TGCGGAAAAATGTTTACATATGTGCGGCCTGGAGGCGTTTGCCGATGCTATGGTAGGCACGCTTGGTGTCGAACAGAAAAAACGAACAACTATTGGCGTAGAATTGGCTGCTAAG CCTCAACTTCTGCTTTTCCTTGACGAGCCCACATCTGGATTGGATTCTCAAAGTGCATGGGCCATTATGTCGTTCCTTCGATCCTTGGCCGATAACGGACAAGCCATATTGTGCACGTTA CCGTCAGCCGAACTCTTCTCT GTTTTCGATCGTCTGCTCCTTCTTCGAAAAGGAGGTCAGACTGTCTATTTTGGCGATGTCGGGAAAAATTCACAAAACATCATCAATTATTTTGAGAAAGGAGGTGCAAGAAAATGTGGTCCAGGAGAGAACCC AGCGGAGTATATGCTAGACGTGATAGGAGCAGGAGCGACTGCCGTCAGCGATAGAGACTGGCATGATGTCTGGTTGCATTCTGCTGAATCAGAAGTGGCAAAGAAAGATATTGAAAACATACACGAAGAAGGACGCAAACATCCACCAGTCGACGAAACACTAAAAACACAATTTGCTTCGCCCTGGTTTTATCAAACTCGGATGCTCCTTTTGAGACAGCATTTGGCATATTGGCGCGACCCGACGTATCTTATGTCGAAACTTAGCCTGAATATCATTGGAGGGCTTTTCATAGGCTTCACGTTTTTCAAAGCGAAAGACTCCATACAAGGGAGTCAGAACAAACTCTTC GCAATTTTTATGGGAACAATTCTT AGCGCTCCTCTAGGACAACAACTCCATGTGCCTCATATCAAG ATGCGAAATATCTATGAAATCCGAGAGCGCGCAAGCAGGATGTATCACTGGTCGGCTTTAACAACCTCTCAAATAGCTTTGGAACTCCCATGGAATATTTTGGGCGCAaccttgtttttcttttgctggTACTGGACTGTCGGCTTTGAAAGTTCCAGGGGCGGCTTCACGTATCTGATGTACGGAGTTTGTTTCCCCATTTACTATACCACTGCGGCTTTGGCCATTGCGTCTATGAGCCCAACTGCCGAAATAGCTGGGCTCATGTACTCGTTCATGTTTGCTTTCATCTTCACATT CGACGGAGTCGTACAGCCATTTGGTCAATTGGGATGGTGGAAATGGATGTACCATGTCTCTCCATATACATATTTGATTGAGGCGATTTTAGGACAAG CGGTTGGAGGCCAACTGATAAATTGCTCTGAGAAGGAGTTTCTCACCCTCCAGCCCCCTTCGGGCCAGACCTGCGGCCAGTTCATGGCCCAGTACTTATCGAACCGAGGTGGATACCTCACCAACTCGGATGCTTCCTCTGGGTGCCAATTTTGCCCAAGTAGAACGACGGACGAGTGGATGGGTCCAACATTCAACATTTATTACCGCCACCATTGGCGAGACTTCGGTATTTTCTGTGCTTACATTATATTCAAT CTGTTCCTTGTTTACCTGTTAACCTATTTGGTGCGGATACGAACACATAGACATCTGGCAGCTGTCTCGAAATATGTCAAAAAGGCGGCAGACAAGACCAAGAAGACAAAGGATTAA
- a CDS encoding Ubiquitin carboxyl-terminal hydrolase MINDY-1, protein MGNILILRGDIEVLPRTRQNVSYEFLSQLVAEYLLTSSPDVDISAALSIMPYTQRGMDLNPVFTAADSFHPSGSAGGELKLFEQVNIPLLHGWLVDPDSTEAPVLKRIQDYDTAVTLIAEADHLTNGRFVVDDSTVLSTSPGDTASPHREWTAEELQKVQDATVVRRFLDSTQSQLTYHGLFYLAKFLPPNQPCALFRNSHLSVLYKHSPLAANSSNLPPIAGSSSSASYLNHAHHDEDAALYTLVTDQVFLNEPSVVWERLEDVDGGWSTFVDSDFVKSSPAGGDFAGQTAEEALRAFEAMQNQDNGIIDPVDLALARQLQAEEQEVAQRERTLRMWQKQQRDLQRQQQAEQQAAAERERQEKKEKKKKDCIIM, encoded by the exons ATGG GTAATATCCTTATCTTGCGCGGAGACATTGAGGTCCTACCACGGACACGACAGAACGTGTCCTACGAGTTTCTCTCGCAGCTCGTTGCTGAATACCTCCTTACATCGTCTCCAGATGTAGACATATCCGCTGCTCTATCTATTATGCCATACACGCAAA GAGGAATGGATTTGAATCCTGTCTTCACAGCCGCAGATTCCTTCCATCCATCGGGCTCAGCAGGCGGCGAGCTGAAGCTATTTGAGCAGGTCAACATCCCCTTGCTGCACGGCTGGCTTGTCGACCCGGACAGCACCGAGGCACCGGTGCTCAAGCGGATCCAAGACTACGACACGGCCGTCACACTCATCGCAGAAGCTGACCACCTGACAAACGGGCGATTCGTAGTGGACGATTCTACAGTGCTATCGACGAGTCCAGGCGACACCGCAAGTCCGCATCGAGAGTGGACTGCAGAGGAGCTGCAGAAAGTCCAAGACG CCACCGTCGTCCGCCGCTTCCTCGACTCGACGCAGTCTCAGCTGACCTACCACGGGTTGTTTTACCTTGCGAAGTTCCTACCTCCCAACCAGCCATGTGCGCTCTTCCGCAATTCGCATCTATCTGTGCTCTACAAACACTCCCCCTTGGCCGCAAATAGCAGCAACTTGCCGCCCATCGCCGGGTCCTCATCATCGGCCTCGTACCTGAACCACGCACACCACGATGAGGATGCTGCATTATATACTCTTGTCACAGACCAGGTTTTCTTGAATGAGCCATCTGTCGTCTGGGAACGATTAGAAGACGTTGATGGCGGGTGGTCGACATTTGTCGACTCCGACTTTGTCAAGTCCAGTCCCGCTGGCGGAGACTTTGCAGGGCAGACTGCGGAAGAGGCTCTGCGCGCATTCGAGGCGATGCAGAATCAGGACAACGGTATTATTGATCCCGTGGA TCTGGCATTGGCGAGGCAGCTTCAGGCAGAGGAACAAGAGGTGGCTCAAAGGGAACGCACATTGCGAATGTGGCAGAAGCAGCAGCGTGACctgcagcggcagcagcaagCAGAGCAGCAGGCAGCCGCAGAAAGAGAGAggcaagaaaagaaggagaaaaaaaagaaagactgTATAATCATGTAA
- a CDS encoding Serine/threonine-protein phosphatase 2A activator 2: protein MSFKNPRKAILTKPQLEYFQSSKTHQDIVSYIETLNEAVVGTRLTDECPMSNGASAVLGLFDQVEKLAKETPPVDNKASRFGNPAFRTFYDKIAENSESFHTSLPNLPQESIPEISVYFNEAWGNRTRIDYGSGMELNFLCWIICLDRLGVLQESDHKAIVLKIFWRYIQVMRVLQSTYWLEPAGSHGVWGLDDYHFLPFLFGSAQLRGHKYIRPKAIHDAEIVEEYSQYYMYFACIAFINSIKTASLRWHSPMLDDISAVKTWDKVNSGMIKMYLAEVLGKLPVMQHFLFGSILTYDGPETPHSPSLSPEDDAHRGHAHAHAPGDLGGAGQREVGWGDCCGIPVPSVFASVQAEKEKEQGGFKLSGPGIRPVPFD from the exons ATGTCCTTTAAGAATCCTCGTAAAGCCATTCTCACCAAGCCTCAATTGGAATACTTTCAGTCATCCAAAACGCACCAGGATATTGTCTCGTACATCGAGACACTGAATGAAGCCGTAGTCGGAACTAGGCTAACTGATGAATGCCCGATGTCGAAC GGCGCTTCAGCAGTTCTAGGCTTGTTTGATCAAGTGGAAAAGTTGGCGAAGGAAACACCTCCAGTGGATAATAAGGCATCGAGGTTTGGGAATCCTGCTTTTAGGACATTTTACGATAAGATCGCTGAG AACTCAGAATCATTTCACACATCACTCCCCAATTTGCCACAAGAAAGCATTCCAGAAATATCAGTGTATTTCAACGAGGCATGGGGGAATCGAACACGTATCGATTATGGAAGTGGCATGGAACTGAACTTTTTGTGTTGGAT CATATGTTTGGACCGCCTCGGGGTATTACAGGAAAGTGACCATAAAGCAATTGTGCTAAAGATTTTCTGGAG GTATATCCAAGTAATGCGCGTACTGCAGTCAACGTACTGGCTAGAACCAGCCGGCTCACATGGTGTATGGGGTCTGGACGACTATCATTTTCTGCCGTTCCTGTTTGGGTCAGCTCAACTAAGAG GGCACAAGTATATCAGGCCGAAAGCAATTCACGACGCCGAGATCGTGGAGGAGTACTCTCAATATTATATGTATTTTGCTTGTATTGCGTTTATCAATTCA ATCAAGACTGCCTCTCTACGGTGGCACTCGCCCATGCTCGACGATATCTCGGCG GTGAAAACATGGGACAAAGTTAACTCTGGCATGATCAAAATGTACCTTGCGGAAGTGTTAGGCAAACTTCCCGTAATGCAACACTTCCTCTTCGGGTCCATACTCACCTACGATGGTCCTGAGACACCCCATTCACCCTCATTGTCTCCGGAAGATGATGCTCATCGCGGCCACGCTCATGCCCATGCACCAGGGGATCTTGGAGGAGCTGGTCAAAGGGAGGTCGGGTGGGGTGACTGTTGCGGCATTCCTGTCCCGTCCGTGTTTGCTTCTGTTCAGGccgaaaaggagaaagagcagGGTGGTTTCAAGTTGTCGGGTCCTGGGATTCGTCCAGTTCCTTTTGATTAA